A genomic region of Deinococcus sp. KSM4-11 contains the following coding sequences:
- a CDS encoding translocation/assembly module TamB domain-containing protein — MTDEPRPLPADPTPPVPDAPPPSRRRRIWPWVLLAVLAVLALVVAFLPTLFGGLLVRQYGGPAGVTAGRVSGPLWAPRLNDVTVKLPGVEATAGTVGVTIDHLDLAGKAVTLAVQASDAVVDLRLKQLLSGKPGTAGTGSGWTVRLGQVDVRNTRVNVDGTGVNLPDGNFSVQTGADGTLAIRGNTSHGPAQADVRITQGASGNIFTIHFDADARLVNQFWPGITAGQLSGQYVVGDGPVRGDVHLTGGAIRVPEAKFVTVTGITGGATHQGNDISFKIAGLGWNGPVTATGGVDLSAKNWTVTADAAPTVAGLATALGTAGTGDLKLRVTAGGWTTVRVKGYATGAGTLAGVRFTDANAQYTFLSEPGHKGGLTNDLAFSADTHLAGAPQHLEGTWALGRLGQATVVGSFGQKPLDVQATIDAHNRLSFVGSGLGGPLRGTLELKGLALDAALNPTYGAARAHVALSGVPTNLRAVITDGVAGPFALAGTAVLDKAGVRADLGTATLNLDRAFRGTWTARNLRGAGLTLDGAGRIDLTGGDVTGTLAAQVPGLTDTLRGPLNLNYVRQQGTFAPGGQLARWAQDSFRVSLHGLRAAGGIVVNGNATVTTTLKAFGTLTARGNGYNLTATGHGTRASVSGTAGGITVLADTALSAPYRTTARVRGADIQGTLSIDNGVRFDLTTQGETARGVIDGQAITATGRVNLAALRPLVKVADLAGTLDLNLSGTGGTATIRASASGVGVVGTLARAAGAVTARVTASAGGASAQLAGRIYPDVQVGGSVTAQGQTLTASVSGPYGNLQASATGRTGDLAFGGVTIPAQAVNLRGTLTPRLAVSGTWGDLTATYDATTGLARVTGQQALTAFGQVGRVQGRATWGPPRAGRTAWRGAVEARGVLDQYTVTATGPWNALNLLVTDAEGLQARGTASLPDGRYSVNVRGPIASQTGLGGLYVDGHIEGRGTEPRGLVTVTDAGGGKATVDLRGFSDFDVRAQGLTLAGQTLTGTLTARNNLLSGTLNAGPLLVTAADGSIRATGTFAGHDVIASGHLTLPATVSDLTVRVRGPYVDADARGGVADLHGTVTLKAMAYGTVPARVSVPRQTFPLRASLTGARATVGGLTFRAGTWSGALRARYALAGAPGTLSVEGTGTGLDAVPAGPITGRVAVLPTLGGTFSTSLAPFTGLLPTVLRPEITPGQVTVNLAPTSATLALSGTRYLGDPLGLDARVSWQGGLRASGTLTHPGTRLPVRYDGQSLVIDGAVLDARTLRPLLPGAQGSATLDVQVPKLNFAQATGRARINIAAQGQRAAGLVRLTRGQVSADLTSTLGGVPVRISGPLYPTADATLGYQGLTGTLRGAADTALTLGVKGIYQKQAVNLTAVATGLTGRVPALRINGSAAGADLALTVNRGAGNGLSGWHTTGAVTLSDLKPLTGAAGNLQATVGGTLADLRVTASGMAAGVRFAAPLSYRGSVLRVQGATATLGLGQVRASGTLLPALGISAKATLTSGLPGTYTAQVGGSFTRPDVSAQGTLSSGVAGLQAAGSRLSAHLLGQDWRASVSGASVAGTLRGQLGANALGGLQNARLKLDTAYLSGTTRVDLRGTPGWNARTGWSGTLRATGTVPGGPLDAVIDGQGELKLAAMIGLPPRQARVTGTLPASLPFRPGGTVTLAAFDAGALWGRADQLSLSGTATLGGRTWSAPEAGFKGAVLDTAGDLSGDLGATYRAGDVSVRLAGPKVAGGGALTSGRYDLTLRTDPIQVARLLPSGLNVRTLDLAGSVTAQGTLAGGPHYLRLRTLAIRGEQEQAGPFSLYGSATYTPRQIDAALSGSLRGGVLRAQGSLPDGVHVTVSDLATQYVRAVSLGRGTLGADLTVRGRAADPTVEGTVSARTDAVDARITLAGRVTDPHATVRAALLGAARGTLYADVKNLNLSQGRVDARVYGTVASGGTTAKVDLAGTWPKLAGAVNATVAGVAEPLSLTGDGLGTYRLDAGTLGGGTLTLGRLTGFLPALTGTLSLRPLPLVGGTGDATLDATVGGTLAAPTLAAQLSTSGATASGVTLADTTGTFTGTLSSLTGMLTQAGSTVASVSGGSVKLSGFALTAAGSTVKLSGTAALNGTADVTVAASGTVGGTLRATYGARSLGVTGQITGPQNLNAALDLHLDPLTGWHGTAQVSGGPAGILTGPAALTVTGPLAYPRLGGEAGVLGAGARVVATARYVQLRLVDGPAATASGVLELRPDQAGAWAWSGAASLTRPELGFSVTPSGPLANPTLLLSVRRGQWRAAGTASLHAASLTVSDGERDGQVAWDGTQIAANLPGLQLSRLDLPGYEGTVTATGQVRSDGQAGALAVQVTDVTTPITIPYLGVTLAGDVTADVTLSGGKPSVKAVATLPAGTLTLNAAQGERRWTGQLTGHLTHQQGTIDLKVGADTSGLNGTVTLADYPVNAAGQNLTLGGTLALGGQTFTAALTAASGAGSASVDASGGIADVLPAASSIVAVHATDQGYAVRAVLDSLEVRDLKLAPGLSGPLSGEANLRDGGGTFVVRADPLTIGGKTLPARIEGTQVAGDWRIRGFLGESEFTAGLSSGEVFGQGSLRALPLGAVIGAVAGTTPGEGVLTGVIRFRFPLGDPLAGTATVVAERIRVSATSTLDGKPMTDTLIGSGSLNFANRELRSVNIQLAGAGTWDVHGQYTHDKVDLTAQFANTTFTPVLQLVPSLADLGANFKGTVVLSAAGTYAQPRAAVRVTNLSGTVAGLSVQVPRLAGDLPDSGAFTAGGQVLTGGTVATDGAVSVKGQLTQGRLSGVVATFKGLLAPQVLGALPNTTATLKQETDTRWTVNVQSLSTNTTTGAGTLTLSGDLAPRWNLSLIARNYNLPLGIVYGRESALNADLSAIDDGTVIHVTGAADFLRLILGRVNAPTTIPSPGQSTTTSTTGRTTDNYASPLPEQYTTFPKPAQDTAAAPARPFLERLVFEDIPIRAPGGIRVDENLVRAEFSGNLMLSGTGARPLLAGTIVSQRGFIYLRENEFTLQASTVTFDGSSLFPKFDITAQGTVPSSTTGQSVPVSIHLTGQFVTRTSGDTSLDLTTTLTCPTQGSVCTDPTTGIAYSEPELYALVATGVPNLTALPENLSSLGTSALQTALNVFVLGEVERTIARAFGLDVFRFTPQLTNADGSLGATITLGSYLTRNLYLQYQVDLNGKGLIDATYSTPDNRFTFSVSTPLTGLNLQSLRPSFSTAYNINPRTSVSIGVKNTTETTQVRFGVTYRFGN; from the coding sequence GTGACGGACGAGCCCCGTCCGCTCCCCGCCGACCCCACTCCGCCGGTTCCCGACGCTCCCCCGCCGTCCCGCCGCCGCCGGATCTGGCCGTGGGTACTCCTGGCTGTCCTGGCCGTGCTGGCGCTGGTCGTCGCCTTCCTGCCCACCCTGTTCGGCGGCCTACTGGTGCGGCAGTACGGTGGCCCGGCGGGCGTCACGGCCGGGCGGGTCAGCGGGCCGCTGTGGGCCCCCCGCCTGAACGACGTGACCGTGAAGCTGCCCGGCGTCGAGGCGACGGCCGGAACGGTCGGCGTGACCATCGATCACCTGGATCTGGCCGGGAAGGCCGTGACGTTGGCCGTACAGGCGTCCGACGCCGTGGTGGATCTCCGCCTGAAACAGCTGCTGTCCGGCAAGCCGGGCACGGCGGGTACGGGAAGCGGCTGGACGGTGCGGTTGGGGCAGGTGGACGTGCGCAACACCCGCGTGAACGTGGACGGAACGGGCGTGAACCTCCCGGATGGGAATTTCAGCGTACAGACAGGAGCCGATGGCACGCTGGCGATTCGCGGCAACACGAGCCACGGCCCGGCGCAGGCCGACGTCAGGATCACTCAGGGCGCCAGTGGGAACATCTTTACCATCCACTTCGATGCCGATGCCCGTCTGGTGAACCAGTTCTGGCCCGGGATCACCGCGGGGCAGCTCAGCGGGCAGTACGTGGTCGGCGACGGCCCCGTGCGGGGTGACGTCCACCTGACGGGCGGGGCCATCCGCGTGCCAGAGGCGAAGTTCGTGACCGTGACCGGAATCACGGGCGGCGCTACGCACCAGGGCAACGACATCAGCTTCAAGATCGCCGGTCTCGGCTGGAACGGGCCGGTCACCGCGACCGGTGGCGTCGATCTGAGCGCGAAGAACTGGACGGTCACCGCCGACGCGGCGCCCACCGTGGCTGGGCTGGCCACGGCGCTCGGCACCGCTGGCACCGGCGACCTCAAGCTGCGCGTGACGGCCGGGGGCTGGACGACCGTGCGCGTGAAGGGCTACGCCACCGGGGCCGGCACGCTGGCCGGCGTGAGATTTACCGATGCGAACGCGCAGTACACCTTCCTGAGCGAACCCGGCCACAAGGGCGGGCTCACCAACGACCTGGCCTTCAGCGCCGATACCCACCTGGCCGGCGCGCCCCAGCACCTCGAAGGCACCTGGGCGCTGGGCCGCTTGGGGCAGGCCACTGTCGTCGGCTCCTTTGGGCAGAAGCCGCTGGACGTGCAGGCGACCATCGACGCGCACAACCGCCTGAGCTTCGTGGGGAGCGGACTGGGTGGCCCCCTGCGCGGCACCCTGGAGCTGAAGGGGCTGGCGCTGGACGCGGCTCTGAATCCCACCTACGGCGCGGCCAGGGCACACGTGGCCCTCAGCGGTGTGCCCACGAACCTGCGGGCGGTCATCACCGATGGAGTGGCGGGGCCCTTCGCGCTGGCGGGCACGGCCGTCCTCGACAAGGCCGGGGTGCGGGCGGATCTGGGAACCGCCACCCTGAACCTCGACCGGGCCTTCCGGGGAACGTGGACGGCCCGCAACCTCAGGGGCGCGGGCCTCACGCTGGACGGCGCCGGACGCATCGATCTGACCGGTGGCGACGTGACCGGTACGCTGGCCGCGCAGGTGCCGGGGCTGACCGACACCCTGCGAGGGCCGCTTAACCTGAATTACGTGCGCCAGCAGGGCACCTTCGCGCCGGGCGGGCAGCTCGCGCGGTGGGCGCAGGATTCCTTCCGGGTCAGCCTGCATGGCCTGCGTGCCGCCGGGGGCATCGTCGTGAACGGCAACGCGACCGTCACCACGACCCTGAAGGCTTTCGGCACCCTGACCGCGCGGGGCAACGGCTACAACCTCACCGCCACCGGGCACGGCACCCGCGCCAGCGTGAGCGGCACGGCGGGTGGCATCACCGTCCTCGCCGACACGGCCCTCAGCGCGCCCTACCGCACCACCGCCCGCGTGCGCGGGGCCGACATCCAGGGCACCCTCAGCATCGACAACGGTGTGCGCTTCGACCTGACCACGCAGGGGGAGACCGCGCGCGGCGTGATCGACGGACAGGCCATCACCGCCACCGGCCGCGTGAACCTCGCCGCACTGCGGCCGCTGGTGAAGGTCGCGGATCTGGCGGGCACCCTCGACCTGAACCTATCGGGCACCGGGGGGACGGCGACGATCCGGGCCTCCGCATCCGGCGTGGGTGTGGTCGGCACCCTGGCCCGCGCGGCGGGCGCGGTTACGGCCCGTGTGACGGCCAGCGCTGGCGGTGCAAGTGCCCAGCTCGCGGGCCGCATCTACCCGGATGTCCAGGTCGGCGGCAGCGTGACCGCCCAGGGCCAGACCCTGACCGCGAGCGTCAGTGGCCCCTACGGCAACCTGCAGGCCAGCGCAACCGGTCGCACCGGCGACCTCGCCTTCGGAGGCGTGACCATCCCCGCGCAGGCCGTGAACCTGCGCGGCACCCTGACTCCCCGCCTCGCCGTCAGCGGCACGTGGGGCGACCTCACCGCCACCTACGACGCCACGACCGGACTGGCCCGCGTCACCGGTCAGCAAGCGCTCACCGCCTTCGGACAGGTGGGCCGCGTGCAGGGCCGCGCCACCTGGGGGCCGCCACGGGCGGGCCGCACCGCGTGGCGTGGCGCGGTCGAGGCGCGCGGCGTGCTCGACCAGTACACCGTGACGGCCACTGGCCCCTGGAACGCGCTGAACCTGCTCGTCACCGACGCCGAGGGGCTCCAGGCGCGCGGCACGGCGTCGCTGCCAGACGGCCGGTACTCGGTGAACGTGCGCGGGCCGATCGCCAGCCAGACCGGCCTGGGCGGCCTGTACGTCGACGGGCACATCGAGGGCCGCGGCACCGAACCGCGTGGGCTGGTCACGGTCACCGATGCGGGCGGCGGGAAGGCGACGGTCGATCTGCGCGGGTTCTCAGACTTCGACGTGCGGGCGCAGGGACTCACGCTGGCCGGACAGACGCTCACGGGCACTCTGACCGCCCGGAACAACCTGCTGAGCGGCACCCTGAACGCCGGGCCGCTGCTGGTCACGGCCGCCGACGGCTCGATCCGCGCGACCGGCACCTTCGCCGGGCACGACGTGATTGCCAGCGGCCACCTCACCCTGCCCGCGACCGTCTCTGACCTCACCGTGCGCGTGCGCGGCCCATATGTGGACGCGGATGCCCGGGGCGGCGTGGCCGATCTGCACGGCACCGTCACGCTCAAGGCCATGGCCTACGGCACGGTGCCTGCTCGCGTGAGCGTGCCCCGCCAGACCTTCCCACTCCGCGCCTCGTTGACCGGAGCCCGGGCCACGGTCGGTGGCCTGACCTTCCGCGCCGGCACGTGGAGCGGCGCGCTGCGGGCGCGGTATGCGCTGGCCGGTGCCCCCGGCACCCTAAGCGTGGAAGGAACCGGCACCGGTCTGGACGCTGTTCCGGCAGGGCCGATCACTGGCCGGGTCGCCGTCCTGCCCACCTTGGGCGGAACCTTCAGCACCTCCCTGGCCCCGTTCACCGGCCTGTTGCCCACAGTGCTGCGACCCGAGATCACGCCTGGACAGGTCACCGTGAACCTCGCGCCGACCTCGGCCACGCTGGCCCTGAGCGGCACGCGGTACCTGGGCGACCCGCTGGGCCTCGACGCTCGCGTGTCATGGCAGGGCGGACTGCGCGCCTCCGGCACCCTGACGCACCCCGGCACGCGCCTTCCCGTGCGCTACGACGGCCAGTCGCTGGTGATCGACGGCGCCGTGCTCGACGCCCGCACGCTGCGGCCCCTGCTGCCCGGTGCCCAGGGCAGCGCCACGCTGGACGTGCAGGTACCGAAGCTCAACTTCGCGCAGGCGACCGGGCGCGCGAGGATCAACATCGCCGCGCAGGGGCAGCGGGCCGCCGGGCTCGTCCGCCTGACGCGCGGGCAGGTCTCGGCCGACCTGACCAGCACCCTGGGTGGCGTGCCCGTGCGGATCAGCGGCCCGCTGTACCCCACGGCGGACGCGACCCTGGGCTACCAGGGGCTCACTGGAACGCTGCGGGGCGCGGCCGACACGGCCCTCACCCTGGGAGTGAAGGGCATTTATCAGAAGCAGGCGGTGAACCTCACGGCTGTGGCGACGGGACTGACCGGGCGCGTGCCCGCCCTGCGGATCAACGGAAGCGCCGCCGGTGCCGACCTCGCCCTCACGGTGAATAGGGGGGCTGGAAACGGTCTTTCCGGCTGGCACACGACGGGGGCCGTGACCCTCAGCGACCTGAAACCGTTGACCGGTGCGGCCGGGAATCTACAGGCGACCGTGGGTGGCACGCTGGCCGATCTGCGCGTCACGGCCAGCGGCATGGCGGCCGGAGTGCGGTTCGCCGCGCCGCTGAGCTACCGGGGCTCCGTGCTGAGGGTGCAGGGAGCCACCGCGACCCTGGGCCTCGGACAGGTGCGGGCCAGCGGCACCCTGCTGCCCGCCCTCGGAATCAGTGCGAAGGCCACGCTCACGTCGGGCCTGCCCGGCACGTACACGGCGCAGGTGGGTGGATCGTTCACCCGGCCCGACGTCAGCGCGCAGGGCACCCTCAGCTCCGGCGTGGCCGGACTCCAGGCGGCCGGGTCGCGCCTGAGCGCCCACCTGCTCGGCCAGGACTGGCGGGCCAGCGTCAGCGGCGCTAGCGTGGCCGGTACTCTGCGCGGCCAGCTCGGTGCGAACGCCCTTGGCGGTCTGCAGAATGCCCGGCTGAAGCTCGACACGGCGTACTTGTCGGGCACGACCCGCGTGGATCTGCGGGGTACGCCCGGCTGGAACGCCCGCACGGGCTGGAGCGGCACCCTGCGTGCCACCGGCACCGTGCCCGGCGGCCCGCTGGACGCCGTGATCGACGGGCAGGGCGAGCTGAAGCTCGCAGCCATGATCGGCCTGCCCCCCCGGCAGGCCCGCGTGACCGGCACCCTGCCGGCCAGCCTGCCCTTCCGTCCGGGCGGCACCGTGACCCTGGCTGCCTTCGACGCGGGCGCGCTGTGGGGCCGTGCCGACCAGCTCAGTCTGAGCGGCACGGCCACGCTGGGCGGCCGGACGTGGAGCGCACCCGAAGCGGGCTTCAAGGGCGCGGTGCTCGACACGGCCGGCGACCTGAGCGGTGACCTGGGCGCCACGTACCGTGCCGGTGACGTCAGCGTGCGGCTGGCCGGGCCGAAGGTCGCGGGCGGCGGCGCCCTCACCTCGGGCCGCTACGACCTGACGCTGCGAACCGATCCCATCCAGGTGGCCCGGCTGCTGCCTTCCGGTCTGAACGTGCGGACGCTGGATCTCGCCGGAAGCGTGACGGCGCAGGGCACGCTCGCGGGCGGGCCGCACTACCTCCGATTGCGCACGCTCGCCATCCGGGGGGAACAGGAGCAGGCGGGACCGTTCAGCCTGTACGGCAGCGCCACCTACACCCCCCGCCAGATCGACGCGGCCCTGAGCGGCAGCTTGCGCGGCGGCGTCCTGCGCGCACAGGGCAGCCTGCCCGATGGCGTGCATGTCACCGTCAGTGATCTGGCGACCCAGTATGTCCGCGCGGTGTCGCTGGGGCGCGGCACGCTAGGGGCCGACCTGACGGTGCGCGGCCGGGCGGCCGACCCCACCGTCGAGGGAACCGTGTCCGCCCGGACGGACGCCGTGGACGCGCGCATCACCCTGGCGGGCCGGGTTACCGACCCCCATGCCACGGTCCGTGCCGCGCTGCTCGGGGCGGCCCGCGGCACCCTGTATGCCGATGTCAAGAACCTGAACCTCTCCCAGGGCCGCGTTGATGCACGTGTGTACGGCACGGTTGCCAGCGGCGGCACCACCGCGAAGGTGGATCTCGCCGGAACCTGGCCGAAGCTCGCGGGTGCGGTGAACGCCACGGTCGCTGGTGTGGCCGAACCTCTGTCCCTGACCGGCGATGGGCTCGGCACCTACCGGCTGGACGCGGGCACCCTCGGCGGCGGCACCCTGACGCTGGGCCGCCTGACCGGCTTCCTGCCCGCCCTGACCGGAACCCTGAGCCTCCGGCCGCTTCCGCTGGTCGGGGGAACGGGCGACGCGACCCTGGACGCGACCGTGGGTGGCACCCTCGCCGCTCCGACCCTCGCTGCCCAGCTCAGCACCAGTGGCGCCACGGCCTCCGGCGTCACCCTCGCCGACACGACGGGAACCTTCACCGGCACGCTGTCCTCGCTGACGGGGATGCTCACCCAGGCAGGCTCGACCGTGGCCAGCGTCAGCGGCGGCAGCGTCAAACTCAGCGGCTTCGCCCTGACGGCGGCGGGGAGCACGGTGAAGCTCAGCGGCACCGCCGCCCTGAACGGCACCGCCGACGTAACCGTGGCGGCAAGTGGCACGGTGGGGGGCACGCTGCGCGCCACGTATGGGGCCCGTTCGCTGGGCGTGACCGGCCAGATCACCGGCCCGCAGAACCTGAACGCGGCGCTCGACCTGCACCTTGATCCGCTTACCGGCTGGCACGGCACGGCGCAGGTCTCGGGCGGCCCCGCCGGCATCCTGACCGGCCCGGCCGCCCTGACCGTGACCGGCCCCCTGGCGTACCCACGCCTGGGCGGCGAGGCGGGCGTTCTCGGGGCCGGCGCGCGCGTGGTGGCCACCGCCCGGTACGTGCAGCTCCGGCTGGTGGACGGCCCGGCGGCGACCGCCAGCGGGGTGCTGGAACTCCGGCCCGATCAAGCGGGCGCGTGGGCGTGGAGTGGTGCGGCCAGCCTGACCCGTCCGGAACTCGGGTTCAGCGTCACTCCGTCCGGCCCGCTGGCCAACCCGACCCTGCTGCTCAGTGTACGCCGGGGCCAGTGGCGCGCCGCCGGCACCGCCAGCCTGCACGCGGCGAGCCTGACCGTGAGCGACGGCGAGCGGGACGGCCAGGTGGCGTGGGACGGCACGCAGATCGCAGCGAACCTGCCCGGACTGCAGCTCTCCCGCCTGGATCTCCCGGGCTACGAGGGCACCGTCACGGCCACGGGACAGGTTCGTTCGGACGGTCAGGCGGGCGCGCTGGCCGTGCAGGTCACGGACGTCACCACCCCGATCACCATTCCTTACCTGGGGGTCACCCTGGCCGGAGACGTCACCGCCGACGTGACCCTAAGCGGCGGGAAACCCAGCGTGAAGGCGGTGGCCACGCTCCCGGCGGGCACCCTGACCCTGAACGCTGCCCAGGGGGAACGCCGCTGGACGGGCCAGCTGACCGGGCACCTCACCCACCAGCAGGGCACCATCGACCTGAAGGTCGGGGCCGACACCAGTGGGCTCAACGGCACGGTGACGCTCGCCGATTACCCCGTCAATGCGGCCGGGCAGAACCTCACGCTCGGCGGCACGCTCGCCCTGGGTGGGCAGACCTTCACGGCCGCCCTCACCGCCGCCAGCGGGGCCGGGTCAGCCAGCGTGGACGCGTCGGGCGGTATCGCCGACGTGCTGCCTGCCGCCTCGTCGATCGTGGCGGTGCACGCCACGGATCAGGGCTACGCCGTCCGGGCCGTGCTCGACAGCCTGGAAGTCCGCGACCTGAAGCTCGCCCCCGGCCTGTCCGGTCCCCTCAGCGGGGAAGCGAACCTCCGGGACGGGGGCGGCACCTTCGTCGTGCGGGCCGATCCCCTCACCATCGGCGGCAAGACCCTGCCCGCCCGCATCGAGGGCACGCAGGTCGCCGGTGACTGGCGCATCCGGGGGTTCCTGGGCGAATCGGAATTCACGGCGGGCCTGAGCAGCGGCGAGGTCTTCGGTCAGGGCAGCCTGCGGGCATTGCCGCTGGGCGCCGTGATCGGTGCGGTGGCCGGCACCACGCCCGGAGAGGGTGTCCTGACGGGCGTGATCCGCTTCCGGTTCCCGCTCGGCGATCCGCTGGCGGGCACCGCGACCGTCGTCGCGGAACGCATCCGGGTGAGTGCGACGTCCACTCTGGACGGCAAGCCCATGACCGACACGCTGATCGGCAGCGGTTCCCTGAACTTCGCGAACCGGGAGCTGCGGTCCGTGAACATCCAGCTGGCCGGGGCTGGCACCTGGGACGTGCACGGTCAGTACACCCACGACAAGGTCGACCTGACCGCGCAGTTCGCGAATACGACCTTCACCCCGGTGCTGCAGCTCGTGCCGTCGCTGGCCGACCTGGGCGCGAACTTCAAGGGCACCGTCGTCCTGAGCGCGGCGGGAACGTACGCGCAGCCGCGCGCCGCCGTGCGGGTCACCAACCTGAGCGGCACCGTCGCGGGCCTGAGCGTCCAGGTGCCGCGCCTCGCGGGCGACCTGCCGGACAGCGGGGCCTTCACGGCGGGTGGGCAGGTGCTCACGGGCGGCACGGTGGCCACCGACGGCGCGGTCAGTGTGAAGGGACAGCTCACGCAGGGCCGCCTGAGCGGCGTGGTGGCCACCTTCAAGGGCCTGCTCGCCCCGCAGGTGCTGGGGGCCCTGCCGAACACCACCGCCACGCTGAAACAGGAGACCGACACCCGCTGGACCGTGAACGTGCAGAGCCTCAGCACCAACACCACCACGGGCGCGGGGACGCTGACTCTCAGCGGAGACCTCGCGCCGCGCTGGAACCTGAGCCTGATCGCCCGCAACTACAACCTGCCCCTGGGCATCGTGTATGGTCGCGAGAGTGCCCTCAACGCCGACCTGAGCGCCATCGACGACGGCACGGTGATCCACGTGACCGGCGCGGCCGACTTCCTGCGGCTGATCCTCGGGCGCGTGAACGCCCCCACGACCATTCCGTCGCCGGGGCAGAGCACGACCACCAGCACCACCGGGCGCACCACCGACAACTACGCCAGTCCGCTGCCCGAGCAGTACACGACCTTCCCCAAACCCGCGCAGGACACGGCCGCCGCGCCCGCCCGGCCCTTCCTGGAGCGCCTGGTGTTCGAAGACATTCCCATCCGCGCGCCGGGCGGCATCCGCGTCGACGAGAACCTCGTTCGGGCGGAATTTAGCGGCAACCTGATGCTTTCGGGGACGGGGGCGCGGCCGCTGCTGGCGGGCACTATCGTGTCCCAGCGGGGGTTCATCTACCTGCGAGAGAACGAATTCACGCTCCAGGCGTCCACGGTCACCTTCGACGGCAGCAGCCTGTTTCCGAAGTTCGACATCACCGCGCAGGGCACCGTGCCGTCCTCCACCACCGGGCAGAGCGTGCCGGTCAGCATCCACCTGACCGGGCAGTTCGTGACGCGCACCAGCGGCGACACCAGCCTGGATCTCACCACCACCCTCACCTGCCCCACCCAGGGATCGGTGTGCACAGACCCGACCACCGGGATCGCCTACAGCGAGCCGGAACTGTACGCCCTGGTCGCGACGGGCGTGCCGAACCTGACCGCCCTGCCGGAGAACCTGAGTTCGCTCGGCACCAGCGCCCTGCAGACGGCCCTGAACGTCTTCGTGCTGGGCGAAGTCGAGCGCACCATCGCCCGCGCCTTCGGCTTGGACGTCTTCCGCTTCACGCCGCAGCTCACGAACGCGGACGGTTCCCTGGGGGCCACCATCACGCTCGGCTCGTACCTCACCCGCAACCTGTACCTGCAATATCAGGTGGATCTGAACGGCAAGGGTCTGATCGACGCGACGTACAGCACGCCGGACAACCGCTTCACCTTCAGCGTCAGCACCCCCCTGACTGGCCTGAACCTGCAGTCGCTGCGACCCAGCTTCAGCACCGCGTACAACATCAATCCGCGCACCAGCGTGAGTATCGGCGTGAAGAACACCACCGAGACCACCCAGGTTCGGTTCGGGGTCACGTACCGCTTCGGCAACTGA
- a CDS encoding acylphosphatase: protein MRLTALVSGTVQGVGYRQYVQRRARDLKLTGYAENLLDGRVEVVAEGFEDDLTRLLHWIGRGPPHARVTEVQTQYAEATGLRDFHIY, encoded by the coding sequence ATGCGCCTGACCGCTCTCGTTTCCGGCACCGTCCAGGGCGTCGGCTACCGCCAGTACGTGCAACGCCGCGCCCGCGACCTGAAGCTCACCGGCTACGCCGAGAACCTCCTCGACGGCCGCGTGGAGGTCGTTGCCGAGGGATTTGAAGACGACCTGACTCGCCTCCTGCACTGGATCGGTCGAGGCCCCCCGCACGCCCGCGTGACCGAGGTGCAGACGCAATACGCCGAGGCGACCGGCCTGCGGGACTTCCATATCTACTGA
- a CDS encoding OsmC family protein, with protein MADIARKASAHWEGDLRSGTGTVSTESGTLKDAQYSFKTRFESGVGTNPEELLASAHAGCFTMQLSALLANHGHTVESLDTQATCEMVRDGAGFKVSTMRLSVRGKVTGSDQADFEEHVKQAADMCPLSNVMKGNVEIVHEAILE; from the coding sequence ATGGCAGACATTGCGAGGAAGGCATCGGCCCACTGGGAAGGCGACCTGCGGAGCGGCACCGGCACCGTCAGCACCGAGAGCGGCACCCTGAAGGACGCGCAGTACAGCTTCAAAACCCGCTTTGAGAGTGGCGTGGGCACCAACCCCGAGGAACTTCTGGCCAGCGCGCACGCCGGCTGCTTCACCATGCAGCTGTCCGCCCTGCTTGCCAACCACGGGCATACCGTCGAGTCCCTGGACACCCAGGCCACCTGCGAGATGGTGCGAGACGGCGCGGGCTTCAAGGTGAGCACCATGCGCCTCAGCGTGCGCGGGAAGGTCACGGGCAGCGATCAGGCCGACTTCGAGGAGCACGTGAAGCAGGCGGCCGACATGTGCCCCCTGAGCAACGTCATGAAGGGCAACGTCGAGATCGTCCACGAAGCGATTCTGGAATAA